The sequence ATGATATTCTCTGCGCTTAGCGTTAATGATCAAGTGTTCGCGCGTTGGTTTTTATACAGGGATGGAGAGGTTAGCTGCGGAGTGTTAACTATTCTCGTTTTATTTTAGGGTGTGGTGGGAGAGCAGTGTGCAAAACGATGGATATACTTCACTTGGTCGCTTTATTGATTTGTTATTAGATGCCATCTGTGTGGTGGATAAATCAGGGCGATTTGAATTTGTGAGTGCTGGTGCTGAACGTATTTTTGGTTACACATCCGATGAAATGATTGGGATGCAGGTGTTGGATTTAGTTCTGCCAGAAGATCGTGAACGCACCCTTGCAGCTGCCGAAGAAATTATGGCGGGCCGATACCAACTCGATTTTGAAAATCGTTATGTTCGCAAAGATGGTAGCATTGTGGATATTCTCTGGTCTGCCCGTTGGTCTGAGGAGTATCAGCAGCGCGTTGCTGTGGCTCGCGACATCACTAAGCATAAACTTGCTGAGCGTCGACAAGCGGCCTTATATGAGATATCCGAAGCGGTTCATGTAGCCGAGGATTTGCTATCACTTTACAGCCATATTCATCAGATAATTGCAAAGCTGTTACCTGCGGAAAATTTTTCCATCGCGCTCTATGACCAAGATGTAAATCAATTAGATTTTCCCTATAGTGTGTCGGTGACCGACAAAACTAGCGCTCACATTGGCAATATTAATTATTTTGCTGAGCAGATTATTCAAACGGGTGAATCCTTACTCTTTTGCCCGATGTCAAACACGCTTTCTTCGCCATTAAATTCAACCGTTAAAGATTCCCATATCAGTTGGCTCGGTGTACCTCTGAAATTGCATAAGGGTGTCATTGGCGCCTTGATTATGCTTAGCACGCCAGGTTCGAGGACCTATACCTCACAGGATTGCGAGCTGGTTGAGTTTGTTTCATCTCAAATCGCTTTTGCCATTGAACGTCGTCAAATGTTGGCGCGCTTAGAGCAAATCGCGCTCTACGACCAATTGACTCATTTGCCCAATAGAGAGTTATTTTACGATAGATTTCAAAAGGCTTTATCTCGTTCGCATCGAGAGTCGAGTTATTTCTCCTTATTGTATTTAGACTTAGATAAGTTTAAATGGGTTAACGACACTTACGGACATGGCGTGGGGGATTTGTTGTTACAGATTACCGCACAAAGGCTTCTTGGTTGTGTGAGAGCGTCAGATACGGTCGCACGTTTTGGTGGTGATGAGTTTGTGATTTTGCTTGAGCGAGTTGACTCTGCACACAACACTTTGCTCGTCGCCCATAAAGTACTGGAAGCATTAAACCAGCCTTTTGAGCTTACAGAGCAACAACTTTATGTTTTTCCTAGTATTGGCGTAGCTCTGTATCCTGAGCATGGCAAAGATGAACAACAACTCTTATCCTGTGCTGATGCTGCGATGTATAAGGCAAAAAAGAATGGTGGTAATCGTATTGAGTTGGGATATCACGGGTTGAGGGGGAAGCACGTAGAGGTGTTCACATCCTAACCGGTGATTCGATAAAATCCCCCAATAATGAGTCGCTATTGGGGGAGGTATCAATGGCAATGAACTTCTTATAGTTTAAAACGTGAGACTTCCTGTTGAAGCGAGGCGGCTAAGTGAGCAAGCTCCTGTGACTGCACCATCGCGCTTTGGGCCTCAATAGAGAGATTTTCAGAAACTTCACGAATTGACTCGGTATTACGGTTAATTTCGCTGGTGACAGAGGTTTGCTCCTCTGCGGCCGTAGCGATTTGGCTTGCCATATCCGAAATTTCATTAATGGCTTTACTGATCTGCAGCAGGCTTTCGCTGGCTGAGTTAGCATCGGCCACACTGGTTTCTGCCATATCATGACTTTGGGTCATGGATTTTACCGCCTTGCCTGCCGTTTGTTGCAAGGTTTCAATCATGGCTTGAATTTCTTGGGTTGAAGAATGGGTTCGTTGTGATAATACGCGAACTTCATCGGCAACGACAGCGAAACCGCGACCTTGTTCACCCGCACGTGCGGCTTCAATGGCAGCGTTTAACGCCAGTAAGTTAGTTTGCTCTGCAATCCCACTGATCGTTAATAGAATGCTATTAATTTTTTGTGAGTGTTCATTCAGCTCACTGATAATACGCCCTGCGGTATCGACCTCATTCGCTAAGTTACGAATAGATTGCTGACTTTGCATCACTTGTTTTTGGCCATGATTTGAAAGGCTTACGGCATTTTGCGCTGTTTGTGCGGTATGCTCAGCATTGCTGGCAATCTCTTCGGTGGCGCTGGCCATTTCGGTAACGGCGGTTGCAACCATGGTCACTTCATCCTGTTGAACCTCAATGCGTTGACTATTATCTGCTGCAGAAGCACTGCTGCCCTTGGCTTGATATTCAAGTTGGCCCGCAATATTGTGCATTCTTGAAATCATGCCATGCAGGCGTTCAACAAAGCGGTTAAAACCTGAAGCCAAGATGCCAATTTCATCATGGCTGTTTGCGGTATGGATTCTAACGGTCAGATCGCCATCTCCTTCGGCTATATCGTTGAGTGCTAAAGCTACGCGCTCTAAGTCTTTAAATTGCATTTTGAAAATTGCGACTAAGACCAAGCCAAATATTACCAGTAAGCCCACGCCCACGGCTGACATCCACCAAGCAAGCGATGTGGCTTGTGACATGATTTCTTGCTTATTCATCACAAATATTAATGCCCAATCAGTGGAGGGGACGGCCGCTACATAGACTAATTGAGTCCCACCATCTAGCTCGCGCTCTTCCATGGTATTGGCGTTGGCGCGCTGGGATAGCCAACTGGGGGTGAAATGACTATCAATTTTGGTAAGTTGTTGGTTATTGAGCTGAGTGTTGGGGTGGCTAATGATAAGTCCTGCGGTGTCTACCATCAGAGTGTAGCCCTTGCCTGGCACTTCGAGTCGTTGCACCGCATCGGTGAGTTGATCTATGGTCAGGTTTGCGGCGGCTACGCCGAAGAGTCGACCAGAGACCATCACGGGCTCTGCGATAGTGACAACTTGTTTTTTAAGCGTGGCGCTAACATAGGGGGCCGTCATTACCATGGCATTGGCAGCTTTAGCATCCATATACCAAGGGCGTTCGCGTGGGTCATAGTTTGCGGTATTGAGCGCGGGGTCTTGGCGGTACATGTTGCCTTGCTCGTCACCAAAATACGTGAGTGCAAATCCCATCGCATTGTGGGCCTGTAATAAATAAGGGGTAATTTGCACATTGGGATCAGCTTCAACAGTCTTTTTAAGGCTAGTGATGGCTGTTTTTCTATCTTGCATCCACAGACCAATACCTTCTGCAAAGGTGTTAGCGAGTTGATCGATCTCACCTTGGGTATTATCTATTGCATGATTTCTAATGACATAACTTGAAATACTTACCAGCACTGCGACGGTAATGAATACAGCAAAGAGACTACTAAAAAGTAGGCGAGTTTTAAGTGTTGAACGCATATTTAATTCCTTTAAATTCCGTTAGCAGCCTAACGTTAATAGAGTATAGCGGCTGAAATGGCTAAAGTATTAATAGTTCATGGCTTATCATTATCGATTTGATAAAGTTGTGGACTGAACCTTATTTTATTTTTAAGTCGAGATCGGCAAATTGCACAACGTGAAATAGCAGGCTTGATTTACCGCACAATATAGGGATGACTATAAACATAGCATTTTCAAAGAGTAATAAATGATAGCATCTTGAACACGCGCTTAAGAGGGCGAACAGAATAATATGAACCACGCTGGTGTTTTAATCCTTGGCTACATACATGCCTTATATTTCTTTTGCCAATACTATTGGCGGGTGCAATTCAACCTTGAATTACAGCATACAGTGTGGAATAAACATTTACTCAAGCTTTTGATGGCATAACTCTTAGTTTTGTAAATGGTTTGGATGGTGCTAAAAAATGAGACTCGTCAGAGCCTCATTTTTGTGAGCTATTATCAATGGGTCATTTTATTTTTAATTAGTACGCAGCGCTGCTCGGCTTGGCGCGTTTCTAATAAGGTTCGACGGCTAAGATTAGATAAGCCTGTTTGGCTGTCTAATACTTTATCTAAGGCCGCAATACTGTTGTAGTTACAATCGGTTGGAATAAGAGTGCGGCTGTAGCTACGCATAAACACCGGGCCTTTTTTATCCATGTCTGCTAAGTTTGCGAGGCGCTCTTCGGCGGTGGCCGCACTTAAGAGCTTTTGCTCAGCAGGATAAAGGTTTTCCATGATAATGCGCTGTTTTGCAAAGGGCAGTGCATCGGTATGCACCTTACTTAACCAACGACGCTTCGCCGCGGCTTCTGGGCGGATAACCTGTGCAGCTAATGCAGACTTTTCCCCTGAATCTGAGTTATCGCGTGCGCTTTCCCGTGTAATACGTTGCTGCGCATTGGGGAAGTCGTAGCGATTGAGCTGAGTTATGATAGCCCAGCGCAGATCTTGATCTAAGGTTAACCCTTTGATTTTGGTTGTGCCATCTAGTAATTGTGCTAAGTGGCGTAAACTGTCGCGATCGCCCGCTAATTGAATATAGGCATTAAACCAGCGGCGCTGGAAGTCATTGTTGCCTCTACTCTCCATGGTTTTTCGAAGGCTCATTTGTGCTAAGCCTTTTACTGCATTTTCAGCATAGTTTTGCTGGATTGGTGCGATTTGCGCAAGGTACGCTTTACTGCGTAGCAGGCTTGAAATAATTTGGCCGACGACTGTGTAGTCATTTTCTGCTGGTGCATTAATAAACACTGTGCTCAGGTATTGGTCCAAACTCAGGTTGCCCTCACGCACACTGTCCCACAGGCTTTGCCATAACATTGAACGCAGAAGCGGGTCTGTCACCTTGCTTAGCTGTTGCTTGGCGGTATCAAAGGATTTGTCATCGAGTTGTACCTTTACATAGCCCCAGTCATCGTAGTTAGGGTAAACCAGATCTGGACAACGCTCACCGACTAATTGCTTCACTTCCGTGCGCTCACCTTTGTAGGTGACTGGCACTGTGGTCTCATGTCGTAAATCGAAACGTCCTTTTGTGAAGAGCGCGATTTGGACTTTTTGCTCCCTAAGTGTTGGCAGTTCGCTGCTGGCAGGATATTGCAGTAGGCTAAATTCGCTGATGCGGTTACCGTCGCAGCGGTACTCTGCCTTGATCGTGTTTACCCCTGCGCTGTAAAGCCATTCCTGCGTCCATGCGCTTAAGTCACGATTCGAGGCTTTGGCGAGGCTATTGATGAAGTCATCTAGCTCGGCATTTTGATAACTATATTGTTTGAGGTAGTTGCTCACGCCGCGGCGAAACACCACATCACCGAGTAAATGGCGTAGTTGTTTGAGGGTTGAGGCGCCTTTTTGATAGGTAATGGCATCGATATTATCGAAGGCATTTTGGGTTGTTGCCACGGGTACTTCAATGGGATGAGTGGTCACTAAGCTGTCTTGCTCATAGGCACGTTGTTTACCTTGAGCATAAAAACTGCGCCATGCATTGGTAAATTCAGTGGCTTCTTGGGTTGCAAGTGTACCCATAAAAGAAGCAAAACTTTCGTTTAACCAGAGGCTGTTCCACCACTTCATGGTCACCAGATCGCCAAACCATTGGTGGGCCATTTCGTGCATAATTACGCCCGCTAAGTTTTGTTTTTGCTCGGCGGTCATTTCCGCTTTGTGGAGGAAGTGATCTTCGGCGAAGGTCACTGCTCCTGCGTTTTCCATCGCGCCGTAGAGAAAATCAGGCACGAGGATCTGATCATATTTTTTAAAGGGGTAAGGAATACCAAAGTAGGCGTCAAAGAAGGTTAACCCTTGTTTGGTGTAGGTAAACCAGTCCTGTGGATTCACTTGGCTGGCAACGGATTGCCGTGCGAATAAGCGCATTGGATAACGGCCAGAATTATCCTGCCACATATAATATGGGCCAGCATGCATGGAGAAGTTATAAGGGCTTAACTTAGGCGTTTCAGGAAACTCCCAACGATTAAAGGCGCCAGCTGGGGTGACGGTCGTTTCACGGGTCGTACTGATAACTTGCCAATCCCTAGGTGCAGTTACGCTGATTTTATAATTGGCCTTCAAGTCGGGTTGATCAAATACCGCAAACATTTGTTGGGCGGCGGCAGGTTCAAAATGGGAGTAAAGGTAAACCTTGCCATCAACTGGGTCTTGGAACCGGTGCAAACCTTCACCATTGGTACTGTGGGCTCGGGTGAATTGCACTTCAATTGTGTTTTCCCCTGAAGTCAGTAAGCGAGTGTTGAGGCTGATATAGGCGCCATTGTAATTAGGATAAACGGCGGTGCCGTTGATCAAAAAGCGCTTAATTTGTGCTTTGTTGAGATCTAAGCTCAGTTGCTTGGGCACTTCGCTTAAATTGAAGTTCACTTTCGTTGTCGCACTGAATTCGGTATCGCCAGTCAGTTGAAAATCCAACTCATAATGTACATTCGATATCACCTGTGAACGCAAACTTGCCTGATACTGGCTGATATAGGGACTCGTATCCCTTGGTCCTGTATTTAAAGGATTTTGGACGGCGCACGACATTAATGCTGAGCAGGTGAGGGCGACTAGGCTAGCTTTAAACAAATTCACTACTTCAATCCTTCAACGATGTACTTTATTTATGGCTTTGATGCAGCGTAGGAGTGCGAGTGAAGCCCTCGCTGAGTGGCAAACTCATCCCCGTTTGAAGGCGGCATCATTGCTGAGTGTTTTGGGCGAGTACACTACCTTATTTAGCATGGATAACCAATGTTAAAAATGTAAAAAAACCAGCAAAAATGCTGGCTTTTTTGGCATATTTCGGCGTTAGCCGATGGTGCTGTAATGAATTACATGCCCAAGAAAGACTTAGACTTAGTCTTGCGGATTTCTTTTTCGTCAGACCATTCGATAAGACCTGTTTCTAAATCCATCAGGCGCATTGTCATCTTGTAGTAAACGTCTTTGGTGCTGCCATCTTGCTTCACAATGCTTGATAGGTTGCCATAGAGCATGTATTGAGCACCGATTTGGCGGCCAAATTTGATTGCGGTTGATGGGTCAACCATACCAGTATTATTTTGATAATCCAGTTGCTTACGTACTGAATCGACTTTAGTCATATCGATAAAACGGAACTTGCCAGAACGCAGTAACTTATTGCTGATCGAGTCGGTCACTGACTCAGTATCAATATGCTCTGAGGTTTTGTTTTTGATGCTATCAACAAACAAGATTGGGCGGTTATTCGCTGTTATCGCTACGATAGGCGGGAATGTCATCATGCTATCGACCATCTTAGCGGCAATGGCTTGCAGATCCGTTGAACCAAAGTTTTCGTTAACGGTTTCAACTTCAGTGGCATCGCCATACTCGACTTTCGATTGACATGCAGCCAGACCCATCACGGCAGCCAGCACAAAAATCAGTTTAAATTGTTTCATAGTCAGTTCCATTTTGTGATTGTAAAAACTTAATGACACTCGTTTTATTCAAACATTCACCGCTCGGTTAAATGATTATTGAATAAATTCGGGTGTAATTACCAGTATCAATTGCCCAGACCAAGGTGGTCTTGCCTGCAGCAACTTCAATTTTTGCCGGTGGAGCCTTATCCAATTGCAGAGTATATTCACCCGGATTGAGATAACGTCTGCCAATTTGCGCTTGTTTTGGCAGTGTCAACCAACTGCGGCGATCCG comes from Shewanella oneidensis MR-1 and encodes:
- a CDS encoding sensor domain-containing protein; translation: MQNDGYTSLGRFIDLLLDAICVVDKSGRFEFVSAGAERIFGYTSDEMIGMQVLDLVLPEDRERTLAAAEEIMAGRYQLDFENRYVRKDGSIVDILWSARWSEEYQQRVAVARDITKHKLAERRQAALYEISEAVHVAEDLLSLYSHIHQIIAKLLPAENFSIALYDQDVNQLDFPYSVSVTDKTSAHIGNINYFAEQIIQTGESLLFCPMSNTLSSPLNSTVKDSHISWLGVPLKLHKGVIGALIMLSTPGSRTYTSQDCELVEFVSSQIAFAIERRQMLARLEQIALYDQLTHLPNRELFYDRFQKALSRSHRESSYFSLLYLDLDKFKWVNDTYGHGVGDLLLQITAQRLLGCVRASDTVARFGGDEFVILLERVDSAHNTLLVAHKVLEALNQPFELTEQQLYVFPSIGVALYPEHGKDEQQLLSCADAAMYKAKKNGGNRIELGYHGLRGKHVEVFTS
- a CDS encoding methyl-accepting chemotaxis protein produces the protein MRSTLKTRLLFSSLFAVFITVAVLVSISSYVIRNHAIDNTQGEIDQLANTFAEGIGLWMQDRKTAITSLKKTVEADPNVQITPYLLQAHNAMGFALTYFGDEQGNMYRQDPALNTANYDPRERPWYMDAKAANAMVMTAPYVSATLKKQVVTIAEPVMVSGRLFGVAAANLTIDQLTDAVQRLEVPGKGYTLMVDTAGLIISHPNTQLNNQQLTKIDSHFTPSWLSQRANANTMEERELDGGTQLVYVAAVPSTDWALIFVMNKQEIMSQATSLAWWMSAVGVGLLVIFGLVLVAIFKMQFKDLERVALALNDIAEGDGDLTVRIHTANSHDEIGILASGFNRFVERLHGMISRMHNIAGQLEYQAKGSSASAADNSQRIEVQQDEVTMVATAVTEMASATEEIASNAEHTAQTAQNAVSLSNHGQKQVMQSQQSIRNLANEVDTAGRIISELNEHSQKINSILLTISGIAEQTNLLALNAAIEAARAGEQGRGFAVVADEVRVLSQRTHSSTQEIQAMIETLQQTAGKAVKSMTQSHDMAETSVADANSASESLLQISKAINEISDMASQIATAAEEQTSVTSEINRNTESIREVSENLSIEAQSAMVQSQELAHLAASLQQEVSRFKL
- the pepN gene encoding aminopeptidase N; translation: MNLFKASLVALTCSALMSCAVQNPLNTGPRDTSPYISQYQASLRSQVISNVHYELDFQLTGDTEFSATTKVNFNLSEVPKQLSLDLNKAQIKRFLINGTAVYPNYNGAYISLNTRLLTSGENTIEVQFTRAHSTNGEGLHRFQDPVDGKVYLYSHFEPAAAQQMFAVFDQPDLKANYKISVTAPRDWQVISTTRETTVTPAGAFNRWEFPETPKLSPYNFSMHAGPYYMWQDNSGRYPMRLFARQSVASQVNPQDWFTYTKQGLTFFDAYFGIPYPFKKYDQILVPDFLYGAMENAGAVTFAEDHFLHKAEMTAEQKQNLAGVIMHEMAHQWFGDLVTMKWWNSLWLNESFASFMGTLATQEATEFTNAWRSFYAQGKQRAYEQDSLVTTHPIEVPVATTQNAFDNIDAITYQKGASTLKQLRHLLGDVVFRRGVSNYLKQYSYQNAELDDFINSLAKASNRDLSAWTQEWLYSAGVNTIKAEYRCDGNRISEFSLLQYPASSELPTLREQKVQIALFTKGRFDLRHETTVPVTYKGERTEVKQLVGERCPDLVYPNYDDWGYVKVQLDDKSFDTAKQQLSKVTDPLLRSMLWQSLWDSVREGNLSLDQYLSTVFINAPAENDYTVVGQIISSLLRSKAYLAQIAPIQQNYAENAVKGLAQMSLRKTMESRGNNDFQRRWFNAYIQLAGDRDSLRHLAQLLDGTTKIKGLTLDQDLRWAIITQLNRYDFPNAQQRITRESARDNSDSGEKSALAAQVIRPEAAAKRRWLSKVHTDALPFAKQRIIMENLYPAEQKLLSAATAEERLANLADMDKKGPVFMRSYSRTLIPTDCNYNSIAALDKVLDSQTGLSNLSRRTLLETRQAEQRCVLIKNKMTH
- the lpoB gene encoding penicillin-binding protein activator LpoB — its product is MKQFKLIFVLAAVMGLAACQSKVEYGDATEVETVNENFGSTDLQAIAAKMVDSMMTFPPIVAITANNRPILFVDSIKNKTSEHIDTESVTDSISNKLLRSGKFRFIDMTKVDSVRKQLDYQNNTGMVDPSTAIKFGRQIGAQYMLYGNLSSIVKQDGSTKDVYYKMTMRLMDLETGLIEWSDEKEIRKTKSKSFLGM